In Thermoplasmata archaeon, the genomic window CGCTCCAGTTGAGCCTGTCGCCGTCGGCATCCTCTGCGAAGATGAGTAGCTTGAAGTTCTTCCCCTGGCTCGCGACCTGGTCCATTATCGGGCTCAGGACTGGGTAGCGGTTGACGTAAATACTGCATGAAGCGAGAGGATTGCCCTCGAGGGCAACCCAGAGCGTGTGGGGGCCGCCAGAAGGACTCCAATTGTGTAAGACCTCCGTCCTTCCAGATTGAACCAGCTCCACGCTTGTGGAGTATATCAGCTCCGAGGTCTCGAAATCGCTCCCGTCATGGAAGGAGATGCGGACCGGAAGGCGTTCGGGCATCGGATTCTCGAAAACCGCGCTCATCGATATGTTTTCCCCCTCGTTAATGACGGTGGGGCTGGCCGTGAAGGAAATGAACCTGTAGGGCCTCTCCACATCCCCGACAGTGGCCTTCGGCTCCGGCTCTGAGTACTTCCGGACGCGGAAGTTGTCGATGTAGTCCGTCCCGCTCGAGCCCTTCCTGAACCCGATTGGGCCGTTGCAGAAATTGAGCGAAGAGGCAGTGACCGCCTGATTGCCTCCAACATATCCCGTGAGCTTTCCTTTGAAGGCGGTCAGCCGGACGTCCATCCAAGCGTTTGTGGTAGTATAGTCGGAACCCTTCACTATATCGACCCACTTCCCCTCCCATCTCAGGATGTGGGCGTGGCAATAGAAGAGGTAGAAGTAAGATGACGCGTCATACCACGCAAATGCTCCGAGGTCTGTCCCGTCGTCCCTCGCCCTGAAATCCAGCGCGAAGTTTTGGAATGTGAGCCCTTTCACCCTGATGAGGTCCTTCGGCTCGCTGGAGGTATAGGCAGTGATTTTCAGGACTTTGTTGGGATAGAAAGTGCTCGTGT contains:
- a CDS encoding DUF2341 domain-containing protein, whose translation is MISTPIRASLATITATLLLLTIPAGCAFVPAPPISGGVEARDYIPWWNIGWPYRRSVAISTGAGAQELTGYQVLVKVTRDSEMKPDFSDLRFVQYNSSSGQSVELPYFIEEKVDGSRASVWVRVNRIPASGATIHMYYGNPSAASASSAAETFEFYDDFEDGTLNKWSVISGSSFSIDTSTFYPNKVLKITAYTSSEPKDLIRVKGLTFQNFALDFRARDDGTDLGAFAWYDASSYFYLFYCHAHILRWEGKWVDIVKGSDYTTTNAWMDVRLTAFKGKLTGYVGGNQAVTASSLNFCNGPIGFRKGSSGTDYIDNFRVRKYSEPEPKATVGDVERPYRFISFTASPTVINEGENISMSAVFENPMPERLPVRISFHDGSDFETSELIYSTSVELVQSGRTEVLHNWSPSGGPHTLWVALEGNPLASCSIYVNRYPVLSPIMDQVASQGKNFKLLIFAEDADGDRLNWS